A genomic window from Glycine soja cultivar W05 chromosome 10, ASM419377v2, whole genome shotgun sequence includes:
- the LOC114369630 gene encoding gibberellin 2-beta-dioxygenase-like — MLNESCLVKTCKPSIMFTRVPEVDLSDPEAKSLIIKASKECGFFKVVQHGVAFELITNLENEVLRFFHQPQPQKDKVGPPDPCGYGSRKIGANGDEGWLEYLLINTNPDDPKSLHLFQQNPANFRSAVEDYIGAVKNLCSDVLELMADGLGVEPRNVFSRLTMDERSDCLLRVNRYPVCAELDEFEALSEQYLIGFGEHTDPQIISVLRSNNSHGLQICLRDGTWASIPPDQTSFFVIVGDLLQVMTNGRFKSVKHRVLTDSTISRISIIYFGGPPLNENIAPLPSLVLKEEESLYKELTWQEYKTATFKSRLSDNRLRLFEKFPSE; from the exons ATGCTTAATGAGTCATGTCTTGTGAAGACATGCAAACCTTCTATCATGTTCACTAGGGTTCCTGAGGTCGATCTCTCGGACCCCGAGGCCAAGTCACTCATTATCAAGGCCAGCAAAGAGTGTGGTTTCTTTAAGGTAGTCCAACATGGCGTTGCGTTTGAGTTGATTACAAATTTGGAGAACGAAGTCCTTAGATTTTTCCATCAACCACAGCCACAAAAGGACAAGGTGGGTCCTCCTGATCCTTGTGGTTATGGAAGCAGGAAAATTGGAGCCAATGGTGATGAAGGTTGGCTCGAGTACCTCCTCATCAACACTAACCCTGATGATCCAAAGTCACTTCACCTTTTTCAGCAAAACCCAGCAAATTTCAG GTCTGCTGTGGAGGATTATATAGGAGCAGTTAAGAATTTGTGCTCTGATGTGTTGGAACTTATGGCTGATGGGTTGGGAGTTGAGCCGAGGAATGTGTTTAGTAGGCTTACAATGGATGAGAGAAGCGATTGCTTATTAAGGGTTAATCGCTACCCCGTATGTGCAGAGCTTGATGAATTTGAAGCATTGAGTGAACAATATTTAATTGGGTTTGGCGAACACACAGACCCACAGATAATATCTGTACTGAGATCGAATAACAGTCACGGACTACAAATCTGTCTCCGAGATGGAACTTGGGCTTCAATTCCACCAGATCAGACTTCTTTCTTCGTCATTGTTGGTGACCTCTTGCAG GTGATGACTAATGGGAGATTTAAAAGTGTAAAGCATAGGGTATTGACTGACTCAACCATTTCAAGAATTTCAATAATCTACTTTGGAGGACCACCCTTGAATGAAAATATTGCTCCTTTACCTTCACTCGTGCTAAAGGAAGAAGAGAGTTTGTATAAAGAGTTAACGTGGCAGGAATACAAGACTGCTACGTTCAAGTCAAGGTTGTCTGATAATAGGCTAAGACTCTTTGAGAAATTTCCTAGTGAGTGA